One genomic region from Leguminivora glycinivorella isolate SPB_JAAS2020 chromosome 8, LegGlyc_1.1, whole genome shotgun sequence encodes:
- the LOC125228811 gene encoding uncharacterized protein LOC125228811: MNILSQNYDVIILTETLLCPDISNNEFIDSRYVVFRSDRDRAGSGRGVGGGVLVAVLRELGAAVCAPPPAPPGRSTTSPLVDNIVVSLPISAHHKHIISVVYIPPRQPAITYETHFEQLQNILLKSNIKSYWIVGDYNFSSLVWKTCGNFSTLCPGERESNHQNCLNDFISLFNLTQYNVFPNTRGKILDLFLSNNTECISAPAPIALVPPAAHHPPFYVVMTLPKTHNKTLFPKPTYRYCFNKADYTTINNDIHMIPWSNLLINLSAERAVEMFYELIYKIKKDRVPYKKTHSDKFPCWFSPALIHIFKNKNKAWVKWKKYHNLIDYETFSKLRDRFKTEAANCYKSYLGRVEDSIPANIKYFWSYISNRNHSSDIPCTMNYQNISSDNKTHICNMFSTFFQSVYQPSTIPKDFYVSENNPSSNINIHSLHIPSRLISHELNHLDLSKGQGPDDIPPIFLKNTVKTITAPLTILFNKCLSEGVFPSIWKTANIIPVHKGGSKNNVENYRPISILSTLSKVFEKLVHKLIYPNLHNQIIPYQHGFVRNRSTTTNLLIYTSYLFESIDNNTQVDSVYTDFRKAFDRVDHQLLLEKIAYNGNRGNLWRWFKSYITNRTQKVTINGCESYAVKVSSGVPQGSILGPLLFTLFINDISNCFKFCNILLYADDLKIYHTISNVNDCYRFASQTIVL; the protein is encoded by the exons ATGAATATTTTATCGCAAAATTACGACGTAATTATTTTAACAGAAACATTGTTATGTCCCGACATATCGAATAACGAATTTATAGACAGTCGATACGTAGTTTTTAGAAGTGACAGGGACCGAGCGGGCAGCGGCCGCGGCGTCGGCGGCGGCGTGCTGGTGGCCGTGCTGCGCGAGCTCGGCGCCGCCGTGTGCgccccgccgcccgcgccgccgggCCGGTCGACAACTTCTCCGCTCGTTGATAACATTGTCGTTTCTCTACCGATTAGCGCTCatcataaacacattataaGTGTGGTATACATTCCCCCCCGACAACCGGCCATAACATATGAAACTCACTTCGAACAACTCCAGAACATACTTTTAAAATCAAACATAAAAAGTTATTGGATTGTAGGCGATTACAATTTTTCATCTTTAGTTTGGAAAACATGTGGTAATTTTTCAACTTTGTGTCCGGGTGAACGTGAATCTAATCACCAAAATTGtcttaatgattttatttctttatttaatctCACACAATATAACGTATTTCCTAACACGCGCGGCAAAATCCTAGACTTATTTCTATCAAACAACACTGAGTGCATAAGCGCACCTGCCCCCATCGCACTCGTTCCCCCGGCCGCCCATCATCCTCCATTCTACGTAGTCATGACCCTACCTAAGActcataataaaacattatttcccAAACCGACATACAGGTATTGCTTCAATAAAGCCGATTATACCACAATTAATAACGATATTCATATGATTCCATGGTCAAACCTACTTATAAATCTATCCGCTGAGCGTGCCGTGGAAATGTTTTACGAACTCATTTACAAAATCAAAAAAGATCGCGTGCCTTATAAGAAAACACACTCAGATAAATTCCCTTGCTGGTTCTCACCTGCATtaattcatatatttaaaaacaaaaacaaagcaTGGGTCAAATGGAAGAAGTACCACAATCTGATAGATTATGAAACATTTTCAAAACTTAGGGACAGGTTTAAGACCGAGGCTGCTAATTGTTACAAATCCTATCTTGGACGGGTGGAAGATAGTATACCtgcca ATATAAAATACTTTTGGAGCTATATTTCTAATCGCAACCACTCGTCTGATATACCTTGCACCATGAATTATCAAAACATAAGTTCTGATAATAAAACACATATATGTAACATGTTTTCTACTTTTTTCCAATCAGTCTACCAGCCCTCCACTATACCTAAAGACTTTTATGTGTCCGAGAATAACCCATCTTCTAATATTAATATCCACAGTTTACACATTCCATCTAGACTTATCTCACACGAATTAAATCATCTTGATTTATCAAAAGGACAAGGTCCCGATGACATCCCTCCCATATTTCTCAAAAACACAGTAAAAACTATAACTGCACCTctaactattttatttaataagtgttTAAGCGAGGGCGTGTTCCCTTCTATCTGGAAAACAGCTAACATAATTCCAGTACATAAAGGTggttccaaaaataatgttgaAAATTACAGGCCCATATCAATCTTATCTACTCTGTCAAAGGTCTTCGAGAAGTTAGTACATAAACTGATTTACCCCAATCTGCATAATCAAATTATTCCCTATCAACATGGTTTTGTTAGAAATAGATCAACAACCACAAATCTTCTTATTTACACTTCATACTTATTTGAAAGCATCGACAACAATACACAAGTAGATAGTGTATACACTGATTTTCGGAAGGCCTTTGACAGGGTAGATCATCAATTACTGCTGGAAAAGATTGCTTATAACGGTAATAGGGGAAATCTGTGGCGCTGGTTCAAGTCCTACATAACTAATCGAACCCAGAAAGTAACAATAAACGGATGTGAATCTTATGCTGTAAAAGTCAGTTCTGGCGTCCCACAGGGCTCAATTCTGGGTCCCTTGTTATTCACACTTTTTATAAACGATATCAGTAAttgttttaaattttgtaaCATCTTATTATACGCAGATGACTTAAAAATTTATCACACCATTAGTAACGTAAATGACTGTTATAGATTCGCTTCTCAAACTATTGTTCTATAA